From the genome of Populus alba chromosome 10, ASM523922v2, whole genome shotgun sequence, one region includes:
- the LOC118042978 gene encoding uncharacterized protein, with protein MRRGCFVKNLIAFVGVVISVCCLLVIMVSVLQLPEVSLRNKVTGPNRTIRIRKVSKDEEIGRFGEMMLEMLPEDLAFTVFVPSEKAFQRDLRLRLHDSLVAEKRNDTYAVISRILGFSAVPQTLSSTTVSSSKEVFYDSLSGFTLYISKDLDGMLVVNRIRSEKVDLRRGQIVVHIMDGVIMDAEFEQAVQPDYIEED; from the coding sequence ATGAGGAGAGGGTGCTTTGTGAAGAACTTAATAGCTTTTGTAGGAGTGGTGATTTCTGTCTGTTGCCTTTTGGTGATTATGGTATCAGTTCTCCAGCTTCCAGAGGTATCACTCAGAAATAAAGTAACAGGCCCTAACAGAACCATTAGGATCAGGAAGGTTTCCAAGGATGAAGAAATTGGGAGATTTGGTGAGATGATGCTTGAAATGTTGCCAGAAGATCTTGCTTTTACAGTCTTTGTCCCGTCGGAGAAAGCTTTCCAGCGTGATCTGAGGCTACGGCTGCATGATAGTTTGGTCGCAGAGAAGAGGAATGATACATATGCTGTAATTTCCCGCATACTGGGCTTCTCAGCTGTTCCTCAAACTCTTTCTTCAACTACAGTATCCTCTAGTAAAGAGGTCTTCTATGATTCCTTATCTGGGTTTACATTGTACATTTCAAAGGATTTAGATGGAATGCTGGTAGTTAATAGAATTCGATCAGAAAAGGTAGACCTCAGGAGAGGGCAGATTGTTGTACATATTATGGATGGGGTGATCATGGATGCGGAGTTTGAACAGGCAGTTCAGCCTGATTACATAGAAGAAGATTGA
- the LOC118042977 gene encoding uncharacterized acetyltransferase At3g50280 — protein sequence MPSATSLTIVSKCTVFPDQKSTLQDLKLSVSDLPMLSCHYIQKGGLFTSPPTLSIDSLISHLKQSLSQTLSHFPPLAGRFNADSNGHIYITCNDAGVDFIHATATNISIQDILYPLHVPDCIRGFFAFESTVSYQGHYKPILAVQVTELADGVFIGCSMNHSVTDGTSFWNFFNTFAEVSRGIKKISRKPDFSRNSILISEAVLKVPQGGPRVTFNENEPLSERIFSFSREAILKLKSKVNNKKWSQNSDNANVDVVELMGKQSNDTLFQTHNSGKMTTILESWFKNAVFKPQETVSNLQAGEISSFQSLCALLWRAVTRARKLNPSKTTTFRMAVNCRHRLNPKLDPLYFGNAIQSIPTYASAEDVLSRDLRWCAEQLNKNVAAHDDGTVRRFAQDWESNPRCFPLGNLDGASMTMGSSPRFPMYDNDFGWGRPLAVRSGKANKFDGKISAFPGREGNGTVDLEVVLAPETMAGIESDHEFMQFVSS from the coding sequence ATGCCTTCTGCTACTTCTCTAACAATTGTCTCAAAATGCACCGTCTTCCCAGACCAAAAATCTACTCTACAAGATCTCAAGCTCTCCGTCTCTGACCTCCCTATGCTTTCTTGCCACTACATCCAAAAGGGTGGCCTTTTCACTAGCCCTCCGACACTCTCCATCGATTCCTTAATCTCCCACCTCAAACAATCTCTCTCTCAAACTCTCTCTCACTTCCCTCCTCTGGCAGGTCGCTTCAACGCGGACTCCAATGGCCACATCTACATTACCTGCAACGATGCAGGCGTAGATTTCATCCATGCCACCGCAACCAATATTTCCATCCAAGATATTCTCTATCCACTTCATGTACCTGATTGCATCAGGGGCTTTTTTGCTTTCGAGAGCACTGTTAGCTACCAAGGCCATTATAAACCAATCTTGGCTGTTCAGGTCACAGAATTAGCTGATGGGGTTTTCATTGGTTGTTCAATGAATCATTCTGTTACTGACGGTACGTCATTTTGGAACTTCTTTAATACCTTCGCTGAAGTTTCGAGAGGAATCAAGAAAATATCAAGAAAGCCTGATTTCTCAAGAAACTCAATCTTGATTTCCGAAGCTGTACTTAAAGTTCCTCAAGGTGGCCCCCGAGTCACTTTTAATGAAAACGAGCCATTAAGTGAAAGGATTTTCAGTTTTAGCAGAGAAGCGATTTTGAAGCTGAAATCCAAAGTCAACAACAAGAAATGGAGTCAAAATTCAGATAACGCTAATGTTGATGTTGTTGAATTAATGGGAAAACAAAGCAATGATACACTGTTTCAGACTCACAACAGCGGTAAGATGACTACAATTCTTGAAAGCTGGTTCAAGAACGCAGTTTTCAAACCGCAGGAAACGGTGTCAAACCTTCAAGCGGGGGAGATTTCGTCGTTTCAATCACTGTGTGCCCTTCTATGGCGTGCGGTGACACGTGCAAGGAAGTTGAACCCGTCGAAAACGACCACGTTTAGAATGGCTGTTAATTGCCGTCACCGTTTGAACCCCAAACTCGATCCGTTGTATTTTGGGAACGCAATTCAAAGCATACCCACGTACGCGTCAGCTGAGGACGTGCTGTCTAGGGATCTACGCTGGTGTGCGGAGCAGCTGAATAAAAATGTCGCTGCTCACGACGACGGAACGGTACGTCGTTTCGCTCAGGACTGGGAAAGTAATCCGAGGTGTTTCCCGTTAGGGAACTTGGACGGTGCATCAATGACTATGGGTAGCTCACCAAGATTCCCAATGTACGATAATGATTTTGGGTGGGGTCGACCTTTGGCAGTGAGGAGCGGTAAGGCCAACAAGTTTGATGGTAAAATCTCTGCTTTTCCTGGGAGAGAAGGTAATGGAACCGTTGATCTTGAGGTTGTGTTGGCTCCTGAAACAATGGCTGGGATTGAGTCTGATCACGAGTTCATGCAGTTTGTGTCTAGTTAG